Proteins encoded together in one Bactrocera neohumeralis isolate Rockhampton chromosome 4, APGP_CSIRO_Bneo_wtdbg2-racon-allhic-juicebox.fasta_v2, whole genome shotgun sequence window:
- the LOC126754603 gene encoding probable 6-phosphogluconolactonase, whose translation MTKIVVANELEVIERLTTEISKCAKRAIVESGVFRVGLSGGSVLNFLSKAIPRIQTDLSKWKFFFCDERYVDETDPESTYGTYKIKLVPQTELQLHQFEPINVNLPLAECAADYEKKIRAEFGASVGSIPEFDLLLLGMGPDGHTCSLFPKHALLDEKTLLIAPIADSPKLPPQRVTMTLPLINNAKCCIFAMCGTSKAEMVKRVFVDLENLPAGKVSPKNGELLLILDAEAGKYLQK comes from the exons ATGACGAAAATAGTTGTGGCCAATGAATTAGAGGTGATCGAGCGACTTACAACCGAAATTTCGAAATGCGCGAAACGAGCAATTGTTGAAAGCGGCGTCTTTCGCGTTGGACTCTCAG GTGGTTCCGTGTTAAATTTCCTAAGCAAAGCAATTCCACGTATTCAAACTGACTTGAGTAAATGGAAATTTTTCTTCTGTGACGAGCGATATGTTGACGAAACAGATCCGGAATCAACTTATGGCACTTATAAAATTAAACTGGTGCCACAAACAGAACTACAGTTACATCAATTTGAACCAATTAACGTGAATTTGCCACTGGCAGAATGCGCCGCTGactatgagaaaaaaataagaGCAGAGTTCGGTGCAAGCGTTGGTTCAATACCTGAGTTTGATTTGTTACTTCTGGGGATGGGGCCTGATGGTCATACCTGCTCGTTATTTCCCAAACACGCTCTACTCGATGAGAAAACGCTATTGATAGCACCCATTGCCGATTCACCTAAACTGCCGCCACAGAGGGTCACGATGACCTTGCCGCTTATCAACAATGCCAAGTGTTGTATATTTGCTATGTGCGGTACAAGCAAAGCAGAAATGGTTAAA CGTGTGTTCGTTGATCTGGAGAATTTACCAGCTGGAAAAGTTTCGCCTAAAAATGGTGAACTACTGCTCATACTTGATGCTGAAGCTGGCaagtatttacaaaaataa
- the LOC126754529 gene encoding sodium-dependent nutrient amino acid transporter 1 isoform X2 encodes MELPHENPAFIGDDGKSARGQSRTLRNSDEEAKLSENDSKKNERATWGKGVEFLFSCIAMSVGLGNVWRFPFTALDNGGGAFLIPYLIVLFLIGKPIYYLEMAIGQFSSSGSVKVFNLCPAMKGIGLGQAFMVYLLATYYESICALIAYYLVQSFRDPLPWSYCRPEWGSNCFDSAPHSWLDGAKFIDTVRTGNWSLVYSNLTKDYNKRIISSSEFYFVKDVLREKDNIDDGIGLPNWELVLGLLVSWTTIFFVVHRGVKSSGKASYFLALFPYVIMAVLLVRAVTLPGSADGIIFFIKPDWSKILDPKVWYAAVTQCFYSLSVCFGNIIMYASYNKFDHNIHRDAMIVTTLDTFTSLISGFTIFGILGNLAYEIGTDDIGTVVKGGTGLAFISYPDAISKFKTLPQIFSVLFFLMLFILGIGSNIAMTSCTITAIRDSFPHIKQWHCALAISVISFFIGLAYVTPGGQFILTLVDFYGASMIALILGILELYVLGWVYGVDRLCTDIEFMIGHRVGNYWRWCWALITPGIMTLILIYFYATYESLTYNNVHYPSWAYALGWTITALGVLQVPIWAIVAIIRQPGKSLTEKVHGAFRPESNWGPSDPLLREQYNKDVAHGNDLSNTSCWSKIKKNLTG; translated from the exons atggAGCTACCTCATGAAAATCCAGCCTTTATTGGAGATGATGGAAAATCTGCACGCGGCCAATCGAGGACCTTGCGAAATTCGGATGAAGAGGCA AAGCTATCTGAAAATGATTCTAAGAAGAATGAACGCGCCACGTGGGGCAAAGGTGTAGAGTTTCTTTTCTCTTGTATTGCCATGTCTGTGGGACTGGGGAATGTATGGCGCTTTCCTTTTACGGCGCTGGATAATGGCGGTGGTGCTTTCTTGATACCTTATctaatagtattatttttaatcgGTAAGCCGATTTATTATTTGGAAATGGCGATAGGACAATTCTCGAGCAGTGGATCAGTGAAAGTATTCAACTTGTGTCCAGCGATGAAGG GTATTGGCTTAGGGCAGGCTTTCATGGTATACCTATTGGCTACATATTACGAGTCCATATGTGCACTTATCGCATACTATCTGGTGCAATCATTCCGTGACCCGCTGCCCTGGTCCTACTGTCGACCGGAGTGGGGATCGAATTGTTTTGATTCTGCGCCCCATAGTTGGCTCGATGGAGCCAAATTCATAGACACAGTTCGAACTGGCAATTGGAGTTTGGTTTACAGTAATCTAACAAAGGACTATAATAAGCGCATAATCTCGAGTTCggaattttattttgt CAAGGATGTACTGCGCGAGAAGGATAACATTGATGACGGCATTGGTTTGCCGAACTGGGAACTGGTGTTAGGACTTCTTGTATCGTGGACAACAATATTTTTCGTTGTACACAGAGGTGTGAAAAGTTCAGGCAAAGCTTCGtattttttggctttatttCCCTATGTAATCATGGCTGTGTTATTGGTGCGCGCAGTCACTTTACCAGGTTCCGCGGACGGCATAATCTTCTTTATAAAACCCGATTGGAGCAAAATTCTGGACCCTAAG gtTTGGTATGCCGCCGTCACTCAGTGCTTTTACTCACTATCCGTCTGCTTTGGTAACATAATCATGTACGCTTCGTACAACAAGTTTGATCATAACATACATCGCGACGCAATGATTGTCACCACATTGGATACGTTCACATCCCTTATTTCGGGCTTTACCATATTTGGCATTTTGGGTAATTTGGCCTATGAAATTGGTACGGATGACATCGGTACAGTAGTTAAAGGTGGCACCGGACTTGCATTTATTTCGTACCCGGATGCGATTTCCAAATTCAAAACGTTGCCGCAAATATTTTCAGTATTGTTCTTCCTGATGCTCTTCATTCTTGGCATCGGCTCAAACATAGCAATGACATCATGTACCATAACGGCAATACGAGACAGCTTTCCCCACATTAAGCAATGGCACTGTGCATTGGCTATATCCGTTATTAGTTTCTTTATTGGGTTAGCTTATGTGACACCG GGAGGCCAATTTATTTTGACTTTGGTGGACTTCTATGGCGCTTCTATGATCGCACTGATTTTAGGCATACTGGAGCTCTATGTTTTGGGTTGGGTTTATGGCGTGGATCGGCTATGCACGGACATTGAATTCATGATAGGCCATAGAGTAGGGAACTATTGGCGTTGGTGTTGGGCACTCATCACACCCGGCATTATGACATTGATTCTGATTTACTTTTATGCGACATATGAATCGTTAACCTACAACAATGTTCACTATCCAAGCTGGGCATATG CATTAGGTTGGACAATTACTGCCTTGGGTGTTCTCCAAGTTCCAATATGGGCAATAGTTGCTATTATACGCCAaccaggaaaaagtttaaccgAAAAAGTCCATGGTGCGTTCAGACCCGAAAGTAACTGGGGTCCATCAGATCCCTTACTTCGCGAACAATACAACAAAGATGTGGCACACGGCAACGACTTGAGTAACACAAGTTGCTGGAGTAAAATCAAGAAGAACTTAACTGGTTAA
- the LOC126754529 gene encoding sodium-dependent nutrient amino acid transporter 1 isoform X1, with protein sequence MELPHENPAFIGDDGKSARGQSRTLRNSDEEAKLSENDSKKNERATWGKGVEFLFSCIAMSVGLGNVWRFPFTALDNGGGAFLIPYLIVLFLIGKPIYYLEMAIGQFSSSGSVKVFNLCPAMKGIGIGQVLSISFVTTYYVAIMGMIVRYLFDSFKSPLPWTVCDDAWSEACVASGTMPAPEPIIEISTGVSSVVNNNTLHNVSTLINASVMPHHTKTISSAELYFIKDVLREKDNIDDGIGLPNWELVLGLLVSWTTIFFVVHRGVKSSGKASYFLALFPYVIMAVLLVRAVTLPGSADGIIFFIKPDWSKILDPKVWYAAVTQCFYSLSVCFGNIIMYASYNKFDHNIHRDAMIVTTLDTFTSLISGFTIFGILGNLAYEIGTDDIGTVVKGGTGLAFISYPDAISKFKTLPQIFSVLFFLMLFILGIGSNIAMTSCTITAIRDSFPHIKQWHCALAISVISFFIGLAYVTPGGQFILTLVDFYGASMIALILGILELYVLGWVYGVDRLCTDIEFMIGHRVGNYWRWCWALITPGIMTLILIYFYATYESLTYNNVHYPSWAYALGWTITALGVLQVPIWAIVAIIRQPGKSLTEKVHGAFRPESNWGPSDPLLREQYNKDVAHGNDLSNTSCWSKIKKNLTG encoded by the exons atggAGCTACCTCATGAAAATCCAGCCTTTATTGGAGATGATGGAAAATCTGCACGCGGCCAATCGAGGACCTTGCGAAATTCGGATGAAGAGGCA AAGCTATCTGAAAATGATTCTAAGAAGAATGAACGCGCCACGTGGGGCAAAGGTGTAGAGTTTCTTTTCTCTTGTATTGCCATGTCTGTGGGACTGGGGAATGTATGGCGCTTTCCTTTTACGGCGCTGGATAATGGCGGTGGTGCTTTCTTGATACCTTATctaatagtattatttttaatcgGTAAGCCGATTTATTATTTGGAAATGGCGATAGGACAATTCTCGAGCAGTGGATCAGTGAAAGTATTCAACTTGTGTCCAGCGATGAAGG GTATTGGTATTGGTCAAGTGTTGTCCATTTCGTTTGTGACCACTTACTATGTGGCCATTATGGGCATGATTGTACGCTATTTGTTTGATTCATTCAAATCCCCGTTACCGTGGACAGTCTGTGACGATGCATGGAGTGAAGCCTGCGTTGCATCTGGCACAATGCCCGCGCCAGAACCCATAATAGAAATTTCAACTGGAGTGTCATCAGTagtaaacaacaacacattACATAATGTCAGTACGCTCATAAACGCGAGTGTTATGCCTCATCATACCAAAACCATTTCATCTGCAGAGTTGTACTTTAT CAAGGATGTACTGCGCGAGAAGGATAACATTGATGACGGCATTGGTTTGCCGAACTGGGAACTGGTGTTAGGACTTCTTGTATCGTGGACAACAATATTTTTCGTTGTACACAGAGGTGTGAAAAGTTCAGGCAAAGCTTCGtattttttggctttatttCCCTATGTAATCATGGCTGTGTTATTGGTGCGCGCAGTCACTTTACCAGGTTCCGCGGACGGCATAATCTTCTTTATAAAACCCGATTGGAGCAAAATTCTGGACCCTAAG gtTTGGTATGCCGCCGTCACTCAGTGCTTTTACTCACTATCCGTCTGCTTTGGTAACATAATCATGTACGCTTCGTACAACAAGTTTGATCATAACATACATCGCGACGCAATGATTGTCACCACATTGGATACGTTCACATCCCTTATTTCGGGCTTTACCATATTTGGCATTTTGGGTAATTTGGCCTATGAAATTGGTACGGATGACATCGGTACAGTAGTTAAAGGTGGCACCGGACTTGCATTTATTTCGTACCCGGATGCGATTTCCAAATTCAAAACGTTGCCGCAAATATTTTCAGTATTGTTCTTCCTGATGCTCTTCATTCTTGGCATCGGCTCAAACATAGCAATGACATCATGTACCATAACGGCAATACGAGACAGCTTTCCCCACATTAAGCAATGGCACTGTGCATTGGCTATATCCGTTATTAGTTTCTTTATTGGGTTAGCTTATGTGACACCG GGAGGCCAATTTATTTTGACTTTGGTGGACTTCTATGGCGCTTCTATGATCGCACTGATTTTAGGCATACTGGAGCTCTATGTTTTGGGTTGGGTTTATGGCGTGGATCGGCTATGCACGGACATTGAATTCATGATAGGCCATAGAGTAGGGAACTATTGGCGTTGGTGTTGGGCACTCATCACACCCGGCATTATGACATTGATTCTGATTTACTTTTATGCGACATATGAATCGTTAACCTACAACAATGTTCACTATCCAAGCTGGGCATATG CATTAGGTTGGACAATTACTGCCTTGGGTGTTCTCCAAGTTCCAATATGGGCAATAGTTGCTATTATACGCCAaccaggaaaaagtttaaccgAAAAAGTCCATGGTGCGTTCAGACCCGAAAGTAACTGGGGTCCATCAGATCCCTTACTTCGCGAACAATACAACAAAGATGTGGCACACGGCAACGACTTGAGTAACACAAGTTGCTGGAGTAAAATCAAGAAGAACTTAACTGGTTAA